One Aegilops tauschii subsp. strangulata cultivar AL8/78 chromosome 7, Aet v6.0, whole genome shotgun sequence genomic window carries:
- the LOC109756032 gene encoding protein CYTOKININ-RESPONSIVE GATA TRANSCRIPTION FACTOR 1: MSTIYMSQLSTAFPLMEEDHHQDHHQGHFQAFTLPKDPPILFPFVISSSSPSDNSSTLSYGSDQHLMQHHAMLDQPQHMIGGSSSVFSTPFPTVESIRDDMIERSYSYDPYDMETLQDTSGSLKIGKWTAPAPAAKMRITRKTSDPGVKKPRKRAQAYEDHGHMGGMNQALGVIRTCSDCNTTKTPLWRSGPCGPKSLCNACGIRQRKARRAMMATGAAPVTDVGAAKAAAPGDAAVTVHPPKVKKEKRAADVDRSLPFKKRCKVVQDHAATNAAAPTTVEAAAEPPVVVTTTTTTAATPARDLVDTIGVNWSKSPTGAPAAACFRPSPAPFAVPVPVQDEITDAAMLLMTLSCELVRS, translated from the exons ATGTCTACCATCTACATGAGCCAGCTCTCTACTGCTTTCCCTCTAATGGAGGAAGACCATCACCAGGATCACCATCAGGGGCACTTCCAGGCCTTCACCCTGCCCAAGGATCCCCCGATCTTGTTCCCTTTTGTgatcagcagcagcagccctaGCGACAACAGCAGTACTCTCAGCTACGGATCAGACCAGCACTTGATGCAGCACCATGCCATGCTAGATCAGCCCCAACAT ATGATCGGTGGATCGTCGAGTGTGTTCTCGACGCCGTTCCCGACCGTCGAGAGCATCCGCGACGACATGATCGAGCGATCCTACTCGTACGATCCATATGATATGGAGACGCTGCAGGACACCAGCGGATCGCTCAAGATCGGCAAGTGGACGGCGCCTGCTCCTGCAGCCAAGATGAGGATCACGAGGAAGACGAGCGATCCTGGTGTCAAGAAGCCGAGGAAGAGGGCGCAGGCATACGAGGATCATGGCCACATGGGCGGCATGAACCAAGCTCTGGGCGTTATTAGGACATGCTCTGATTGCAACACCACCAAGACCCCCTTGTGGAGGAGTGGTCCTTGTGGCCCCAAG TCGCTTTGCAACGCATGCGGCATCAGGCAGCGGAAGGCGCGCCGGGCGATGATGGCCACCGGGGCGGCGCCCGTCACCGATGTTggtgctgccaaggcggccgcGCCAGGTGACGCCGCCGTGACCGTGCACCCACCGAAGGTGAAGAAGGAGAAGCGAGCTGCCGACGTCGACCGGTCTCTGCCGTTCAAGAAACGGTGCAAGGTGGTCCAGGATCACGCTGCCACAAACGCCGCTGCGCCCACCACCGTCGAGGCTGCCGCAGAGCCGCCGGTCGTCGTCACCACTACCACCACCACTGCTGCTACGCCGGCGAGGGATCTCGTCGACACCATCGGGGTCAACTGGAGCAAGAGCCCTACTGGCGCCCCTGCAGCTGCCTGCTTCCGGCCATCGCCGGCGCCCTTCGCGGTGCCG